The following proteins come from a genomic window of Yinghuangia sp. ASG 101:
- the egtB gene encoding ergothioneine biosynthesis protein EgtB, which produces MPRPHADDRAPEVTPEDAWRVLERARRRTAALTDSVDDADLMRQHSVLMSPLVWDLAHIACQEELWLLRGVGRQEPMRPELDDIYDAFRHARVDRPQLPLLGPPEARAYARDVRARVLDLMDRASSDDDPLTRDAFAFGMIAQHEQQHDETMLATHQLRAGGPVLEAPEPPSAAPVASNEVVIPAGTFTMGTSTHPWALDNERPAHAVHVAAFALDTVPVTCGSYLEFMADGGYDDPRWWAEPGWAHRVREEWAAPAFWTRDGSQWLRRRFGVTEPVPSDEPVVHVSWFEADAYARWAGRRLPTEAEWEKAARHDPAADRSRTYPWGDDEPTAEHANLGQRHLRPAAAGAYPAGESAHGVRQLLGDVWEWTSSDFTGYPGFSAWPYKEYSEVFFGTDHKVLRGGSFGTDAVACRGTFRNWDFPQRRQIFAGLRTARSLPDRETGGGPR; this is translated from the coding sequence ATGCCGCGCCCGCACGCTGACGACCGCGCCCCGGAGGTGACGCCCGAGGACGCGTGGCGCGTCCTGGAGCGCGCCCGGCGGCGCACCGCGGCCCTGACCGACAGCGTCGACGACGCCGACCTGATGCGGCAGCACTCCGTGCTGATGTCCCCGCTCGTGTGGGACTTGGCGCACATCGCGTGCCAGGAGGAGCTGTGGCTGCTGCGCGGCGTGGGGCGCCAGGAGCCGATGCGTCCCGAACTCGACGACATCTACGACGCGTTCCGGCACGCCCGGGTCGACCGCCCGCAACTCCCGCTGCTGGGCCCGCCCGAGGCCCGCGCCTACGCCCGCGACGTGCGCGCCCGCGTCCTGGACCTGATGGACCGCGCGTCGTCGGACGACGACCCGCTCACCCGGGACGCGTTCGCGTTCGGCATGATCGCGCAGCACGAACAGCAGCACGACGAGACGATGCTGGCGACCCATCAGCTCCGTGCGGGCGGCCCGGTGCTGGAGGCCCCCGAGCCGCCCTCGGCGGCTCCGGTCGCGTCAAACGAAGTCGTCATCCCGGCGGGCACGTTCACGATGGGCACCTCGACGCACCCGTGGGCGCTCGACAACGAACGCCCGGCGCACGCCGTGCACGTGGCCGCGTTCGCCCTCGACACCGTCCCCGTCACGTGCGGTTCCTACCTGGAGTTCATGGCGGACGGCGGCTACGACGACCCGCGCTGGTGGGCCGAGCCGGGCTGGGCGCACCGCGTTCGCGAGGAGTGGGCCGCCCCCGCGTTCTGGACGCGTGACGGCAGCCAGTGGCTGCGCCGGCGGTTCGGGGTGACCGAGCCGGTGCCGTCGGACGAACCGGTCGTCCACGTCTCGTGGTTCGAGGCCGACGCCTACGCCCGCTGGGCCGGGCGGCGGCTGCCCACCGAAGCCGAATGGGAGAAGGCCGCACGCCACGATCCCGCCGCCGACCGGTCGCGCACCTACCCGTGGGGTGACGACGAACCCACCGCGGAGCACGCCAACTTGGGCCAGCGCCACCTGCGCCCGGCCGCGGCCGGCGCCTACCCCGCCGGGGAGTCCGCCCACGGGGTGCGCCAACTCCTCGGCGACGTCTGGGAGTGGACGTCGAGCGACTTCACCGGCTACCCGGGGTTCTCGGCCTGGCCGTACAAGGAGTACTCCGAGGTGTTCTTCGGCACGGACCACAAGGTCCTGCGCGGCGGTTCGTTCGGCACCGACGCGGTGGCCTGCCGCGGGACGTTCCGCAACTGGGACTTCCCGCAGCGGCGGCAGATCTTCGCGGGCCTGCGCACCGCACGCTCGCTGCCCGACCGGGAGACGGGCGGGGGGCCGCGCTGA
- the egtC gene encoding ergothioneine biosynthesis protein EgtC encodes MCRHLAYAGAPLSLHQLVVAPPHGLYEQSWQPRAQKFGTVNADGFGVGWYADGDPRPARYRRAVPIWADPSFADVARVTRTRALLAAVRSATEGTTQGEDAAAPYADGPWLFSHNGRLDAWPHGLGALAATLPPEDLLSLESRCDSALLWALLRRRLADGEPVGRAVAAVVADAAAHTDGRFNLLVTDGETITATAHGDTLFHRTTPDGVFLASEPDADGGWTPVPDHTLVTAARGAVRLHPLTAKELKDP; translated from the coding sequence ATGTGCCGTCACCTGGCTTATGCCGGAGCCCCGTTGAGTCTGCACCAACTCGTTGTCGCGCCGCCGCACGGGTTGTACGAGCAGTCCTGGCAGCCGCGCGCGCAGAAGTTCGGCACCGTGAACGCCGACGGTTTCGGGGTCGGCTGGTACGCCGACGGCGATCCCCGCCCGGCGCGCTACCGGCGGGCGGTCCCCATCTGGGCCGACCCGTCGTTCGCGGACGTCGCCCGGGTCACGCGCACCCGCGCGCTGCTCGCCGCCGTCCGGTCGGCCACCGAAGGGACCACGCAGGGCGAGGACGCGGCGGCGCCGTACGCCGACGGGCCGTGGCTGTTCAGCCACAACGGCCGCCTCGACGCGTGGCCGCACGGCCTCGGCGCGCTGGCCGCGACGCTCCCGCCGGAAGACCTGCTGTCCCTCGAATCCCGGTGCGACTCCGCCCTGTTGTGGGCGCTGCTGCGCCGCCGCCTGGCCGACGGCGAGCCCGTCGGCCGGGCGGTCGCCGCGGTCGTCGCGGACGCCGCCGCCCACACCGACGGCCGGTTCAACCTGCTGGTGACGGACGGCGAGACGATCACCGCGACCGCCCACGGCGACACGCTCTTCCACCGCACCACGCCGGACGGGGTGTTCCTCGCCTCCGAACCCGACGCGGACGGCGGCTGGACCCCGGTCCCCGACCACACACTCGTGACGGCCGCTCGGGGAGCCGTCCGCCTCCATCCGCTGACGGCCAAGGAGTTGAAGGACCCGTGA
- a CDS encoding SPFH domain-containing protein, whose amino-acid sequence MTREDSTGETRAPRPAGPATTPAPTADLPEDRPHPRTPHVHMTVIERKDPDDGTALDGRVLDTAEIRVLDASGLVAPAAVIPVPEPAHLRQLVRLPDSFAPLRPATTASDGPFRSTDMAARADAAPAEAAPAPPPAAYEAYAAGRPCAPAAYARFPRTDPELREYPARSLPGWSAVLGIVASLGAVAWAVAVTGPIDDRLPERVRGNPVLDTAHPVAIGVGVLGALLALVLVLGMFVVEAGTARVLSRFGRYRGTVRRTGLVWAPPLCRRDRVDAGIRHWRSRPMELTDRQGTPLQVMVLVVWQVRDTARACFAVRDCEQYLRRQIEAVAGGVVATLPCDSFTPGTASLRDTEYVNGEMTRKLSGALAAAGIQVFSAQMLHADYAPQVADSMLRRRVASLDAATRTAVLDDVVETVAQAVDEFGRRALIRLDDDSRAGFVRELTVAMYATRTTPPSPPRP is encoded by the coding sequence ATGACACGCGAGGACTCGACAGGGGAAACGAGGGCGCCGCGTCCCGCGGGCCCGGCGACCACACCAGCCCCGACCGCCGACCTGCCGGAGGACCGGCCCCACCCCCGCACACCCCACGTGCACATGACCGTGATCGAACGAAAGGACCCCGACGACGGCACCGCCCTCGACGGCCGCGTCCTGGACACCGCCGAGATCCGCGTCCTGGACGCCTCGGGGCTCGTGGCGCCGGCCGCCGTGATTCCCGTGCCCGAACCGGCGCATCTGCGGCAACTCGTCCGCCTCCCCGACTCCTTCGCCCCACTCCGCCCCGCGACGACCGCGTCGGACGGGCCGTTCCGGAGCACGGACATGGCGGCCCGCGCCGACGCGGCGCCCGCCGAGGCGGCCCCGGCTCCGCCCCCGGCGGCGTACGAGGCCTACGCCGCCGGCCGGCCGTGCGCTCCCGCCGCCTACGCGCGATTCCCGCGCACCGACCCCGAGTTGCGCGAGTACCCCGCCCGGTCGCTGCCCGGCTGGTCGGCCGTCCTCGGGATCGTGGCGTCGCTGGGCGCGGTCGCGTGGGCGGTCGCCGTGACCGGACCGATCGACGACCGGCTGCCGGAACGCGTCCGGGGCAACCCGGTGCTCGACACCGCGCATCCCGTCGCGATCGGCGTCGGGGTCCTCGGAGCCCTGCTCGCGCTGGTGCTGGTCCTCGGGATGTTCGTCGTGGAGGCCGGTACCGCGCGTGTGCTCAGCCGCTTCGGCCGCTACCGGGGCACCGTCCGCCGCACCGGGCTGGTGTGGGCGCCCCCGCTGTGCCGCCGCGACCGGGTCGACGCGGGCATCCGCCACTGGCGCAGCCGCCCCATGGAGCTGACGGACCGTCAGGGTACCCCGCTGCAGGTCATGGTCCTCGTCGTGTGGCAGGTCCGGGACACCGCCCGGGCCTGCTTCGCGGTGCGCGACTGCGAGCAGTACCTGCGCCGGCAGATCGAGGCGGTGGCCGGCGGCGTCGTCGCGACGCTGCCGTGCGACAGCTTCACCCCCGGAACGGCGTCGCTGCGCGACACCGAGTACGTCAACGGCGAGATGACGCGCAAGCTGTCGGGGGCGCTGGCCGCGGCCGGCATCCAGGTGTTCTCCGCCCAGATGCTGCACGCCGACTACGCGCCGCAGGTCGCCGACTCGATGCTGCGGCGGCGCGTCGCGAGCCTCGACGCGGCGACGCGCACGGCGGTGCTCGACGACGTCGTCGAGACGGTCGCGCAGGCCGTCGACGAGTTCGGGCGCCGCGCGCTCATACGCCTCGACGACGACAGCCGTGCGGGGTTCGTCCGCGAACTGACCGTCGCGATGTACGCGACCCGCACCACGCCCCCCTCTCCGCCACGGCCCTGA
- a CDS encoding NAD-dependent epimerase/dehydratase family protein translates to MALEGRKIVVTGVTGQVAEPVAKLLARDNDVHGAARFTDDDARARLEAAGVTCVRVDLATGDVADLPADADYVLNFAVAKSGEWDADLDANAGGVLWLMEHHRAARAFLHCSSTAVYQPDGHRAFRETDPLGDNHRVWSFLETYSICKIAAEGAARWGAARHGLPTTIARLSVPYGDHGGWPAIHLEMMLAGAPVEVHRDAPSVYHPIHEQDIVASLPGLLAAAATPATTVNWGGSEAVSIEDWCAHLGELTGVKPRFEATDATIASVALDLARMHEVTGVTRVHWKDGMRRMVEALHPELLTA, encoded by the coding sequence GTGGCACTCGAAGGCCGCAAGATCGTCGTCACCGGCGTCACCGGACAGGTGGCCGAGCCCGTGGCCAAACTGCTCGCGCGCGACAACGACGTCCACGGCGCCGCCCGGTTCACCGACGACGACGCCCGCGCGCGCCTCGAAGCGGCCGGTGTCACCTGTGTCCGCGTCGACCTGGCGACCGGCGACGTCGCGGATCTGCCGGCCGACGCCGACTATGTCCTCAACTTCGCGGTCGCGAAGAGCGGCGAGTGGGACGCGGACCTCGACGCCAACGCGGGCGGCGTGCTGTGGCTCATGGAGCACCACCGCGCCGCGCGCGCCTTCCTGCACTGCTCGTCGACGGCGGTCTACCAGCCGGACGGGCACCGCGCGTTCCGCGAGACCGACCCGCTGGGCGACAACCACCGGGTGTGGTCGTTCCTGGAGACCTACTCCATCTGCAAGATCGCGGCGGAGGGCGCGGCCCGCTGGGGTGCCGCCCGCCACGGCCTGCCGACCACGATCGCGCGGCTGAGCGTGCCGTACGGCGACCACGGCGGCTGGCCGGCGATCCACCTGGAGATGATGCTCGCGGGCGCGCCGGTCGAGGTGCACCGGGACGCCCCGAGCGTCTACCACCCGATTCACGAGCAGGACATCGTCGCCTCCCTGCCGGGGCTGCTCGCCGCCGCCGCGACGCCCGCGACCACCGTCAACTGGGGCGGCAGCGAAGCGGTGAGCATCGAGGACTGGTGCGCCCACCTCGGAGAACTGACGGGTGTGAAGCCGCGGTTCGAGGCGACCGACGCGACGATCGCGAGCGTCGCCCTGGACCTCGCCCGCATGCACGAGGTCACCGGCGTGACCCGCGTGCACTGGAAGGACGGCATGCGGCGCATGGTCGAGGCGCTGCACCCGGAGCTTCTGACGGCCTGA
- a CDS encoding response regulator transcription factor, which translates to MALVLVVEDDPLVRSALTRHLTREQHGVLGVGTALEALREVGRHPFDVVILDLGLPDLDGREALKMLRGISDVPVIIATARDDEAEVVRLLNAGADDYVTKPFSGEHLEARMSAVLRRARGRASEGDAGDPGDVLRTGGLRVDLRRRTADLDGTPLQLSRREFDLLAFLAARAGSVVPRREILAEVWGQAYGDDQTIDVHLSWLRRKLGETAREPRYLHTVRGVGVKLEAPP; encoded by the coding sequence ATGGCACTGGTGCTCGTGGTCGAAGACGACCCGCTCGTGCGGTCGGCGCTGACGCGTCACCTCACCCGGGAGCAACACGGGGTCCTCGGCGTCGGCACCGCGCTGGAAGCGCTCCGTGAGGTCGGTCGGCACCCCTTCGACGTCGTCATCCTCGACCTGGGGCTGCCCGATCTCGACGGCCGCGAGGCACTGAAGATGCTGCGCGGCATCTCCGACGTGCCCGTCATCATCGCCACCGCGCGCGACGACGAGGCGGAGGTCGTGCGGCTGCTCAACGCCGGCGCCGACGACTACGTCACGAAGCCGTTCTCCGGGGAGCACCTGGAGGCGCGCATGTCCGCCGTGCTCCGGCGCGCACGCGGGCGCGCCTCCGAGGGCGATGCGGGGGACCCGGGGGACGTGCTGCGCACCGGCGGCCTGCGGGTCGACCTGCGGCGCCGGACGGCCGACCTGGACGGCACTCCCCTCCAGCTCAGCCGCCGCGAGTTCGACCTGCTGGCGTTCCTCGCCGCCCGCGCGGGCTCCGTCGTCCCGCGCCGCGAGATCCTGGCCGAGGTGTGGGGCCAGGCGTACGGCGACGACCAGACCATCGACGTACACCTGTCGTGGCTGCGGCGCAAGCTCGGCGAGACCGCCCGGGAGCCGCGCTACCTGCACACCGTGCGCGGCGTCGGGGTCAAGCTGGAGGCTCCCCCGTGA
- the egtA gene encoding ergothioneine biosynthesis glutamate--cysteine ligase EgtA codes for MSQEPARHAHGPDDPGHISRDATGPPYEPLTPLEPPLTALVDPALAGPGAHPGEPLSEHLAEVYAAENCLRASPPGPVGVEIEWLVRDESDPAWPVTGERVSAALANGPLPGGGRITLEPGGQLELSSAVGPSLATCIEAAQLDIALLRDTAAEAGLVLVGAGVDAYRAPHRTLQTPRYAAMERYFDLTGHWGRVMMCSTASVQVCLNPGDESAGPNGVRHRWALAHRIGPVLLAAFANSPHHGGRSTGWASTRQLAWSRLDAARTRPPLYDEGTDPREVWARYVMDAPVMCVRRDGHTEWAMPAEAVTFRDWTRGALGRRPTSADLELHMSTLFPPVRAHGTHFEMRMIDAQPGDGWTIPLAIATALLDDPTASARAWEHTEQLARSAAAAPPYAWWLRAARFGLAEPLLRTTARALTAAALDALPRLGVSPQVFTDAVEFAYRYTDRGRCPGDESTPGGAPKGARHAAPAR; via the coding sequence ATGTCCCAGGAACCCGCACGCCACGCGCACGGACCTGACGACCCGGGGCACATATCCCGTGACGCCACCGGCCCCCCGTACGAACCCCTCACACCGCTCGAACCGCCGCTGACGGCCCTGGTCGACCCCGCGCTCGCGGGCCCGGGCGCACATCCCGGCGAACCACTGAGCGAGCACCTGGCCGAGGTGTACGCGGCGGAGAACTGCCTGCGCGCCTCGCCCCCCGGGCCCGTCGGCGTCGAGATCGAATGGCTCGTGCGCGACGAATCGGACCCGGCCTGGCCGGTCACCGGCGAGCGCGTCAGCGCCGCCCTCGCGAACGGCCCGCTGCCCGGCGGCGGCCGGATCACCCTCGAACCCGGCGGGCAACTCGAACTCAGCTCGGCGGTCGGCCCGTCCCTCGCCACGTGCATCGAGGCGGCGCAACTGGACATCGCCCTGCTGCGGGACACCGCCGCCGAGGCCGGGCTCGTCCTCGTCGGCGCCGGCGTCGACGCCTACCGCGCACCGCACCGCACCCTCCAGACGCCGCGCTACGCCGCGATGGAGCGCTATTTCGACCTGACCGGCCACTGGGGCCGCGTGATGATGTGCAGCACCGCCTCGGTCCAGGTCTGCCTGAACCCGGGCGACGAGTCCGCCGGCCCGAACGGCGTGCGGCACCGGTGGGCGCTGGCCCACCGCATCGGCCCCGTCCTCCTCGCGGCGTTCGCCAACTCCCCGCACCACGGCGGCCGTTCCACCGGCTGGGCGTCGACGCGGCAGCTGGCCTGGTCGCGGCTCGACGCCGCACGGACCCGCCCGCCGCTGTACGACGAGGGCACCGACCCGCGCGAGGTGTGGGCGCGGTACGTCATGGACGCGCCGGTGATGTGCGTGCGCCGCGACGGCCACACCGAGTGGGCGATGCCCGCCGAGGCCGTCACCTTCCGCGACTGGACGCGCGGCGCCCTCGGCCGCCGGCCGACCTCGGCCGACCTCGAACTGCACATGTCGACGCTGTTCCCACCGGTACGCGCACACGGCACGCACTTCGAGATGCGCATGATCGACGCGCAGCCCGGCGACGGCTGGACGATCCCGCTCGCGATCGCCACCGCCCTCCTCGACGACCCGACGGCGTCCGCGCGGGCCTGGGAGCACACCGAGCAGCTGGCCCGCTCCGCCGCCGCCGCGCCGCCGTACGCGTGGTGGCTGCGCGCCGCCCGCTTCGGCCTCGCCGAGCCGCTGCTGCGCACGACCGCGCGGGCCCTGACCGCCGCCGCCCTGGACGCGCTGCCGCGCCTGGGCGTGTCGCCGCAGGTCTTCACCGACGCCGTCGAGTTCGCGTACCGCTACACGGATCGGGGGCGCTGCCCGGGCGACGAGTCGACGCCGGGGGGCGCACCCAAGGGAGCCCGCCATGCCGCGCCCGCACGCTGA
- a CDS encoding STAS domain-containing protein: MNLQVTTEDHQGWTVLFVAGEADFAVVPELGENVRRAVAQGRHHLILELTDVVFCDSTGIGALVGARRLLRSCSGQLRLVMPANGDHHVNRVFTALGLRRLFDVHPTLDEALAAEGPGDREAEAITA, encoded by the coding sequence GTGAATCTCCAGGTGACCACCGAGGACCACCAAGGCTGGACCGTGCTGTTCGTCGCCGGGGAGGCCGACTTCGCCGTCGTCCCGGAACTGGGCGAGAACGTCAGACGGGCGGTGGCCCAAGGGCGTCACCATTTGATCCTGGAGCTCACCGACGTCGTCTTCTGCGACTCGACCGGGATCGGCGCGCTGGTCGGCGCGCGGCGGTTGCTGCGGTCGTGTTCGGGCCAATTGCGACTGGTGATGCCGGCCAACGGCGACCACCACGTCAACCGCGTGTTCACCGCGCTCGGGCTGCGCCGCCTGTTCGACGTCCACCCCACGCTGGACGAGGCGCTGGCCGCCGAGGGCCCCGGCGACCGGGAGGCCGAGGCGATCACGGCGTGA
- a CDS encoding peptidoglycan-binding protein codes for MIAGFVAAGVTPATAHALDADQTLDDQGQPRQPADSRPHDHAQPLPEEERDDGLRAIPDSEDWQVAAGNPQGSPGPLRFGSSGGKTAAAPLSALRAPTKLATITRAQVLQRAQTWVNAGVPYSQTAYNGGYRQDCSGFVAMAWALGQNAWTGDLDTYSTKIAKSDLRPGDILLFHNAANPSSGSHVIIFEKWADSARTKYVGYEQTPPGTQHRTIPYAYFTYATSYTPYRYKNISDTGSTAAGAFPGAQYFGPGQSNAYITQLGEALVAKGYGGYYTKGPGPTWSAADQQATAAFQRAQGWTGANADGIPGPETWSRLMS; via the coding sequence GTGATCGCGGGATTCGTCGCGGCGGGCGTCACCCCCGCGACGGCACACGCGCTGGACGCGGACCAGACGCTCGACGACCAGGGCCAACCCCGACAGCCGGCCGACAGCCGGCCGCACGACCACGCCCAACCACTCCCCGAGGAGGAACGCGACGACGGACTCCGCGCCATCCCGGACAGCGAGGACTGGCAGGTCGCCGCCGGCAACCCGCAGGGTTCTCCCGGGCCGCTGCGCTTCGGGTCGAGCGGAGGCAAGACCGCCGCGGCCCCGCTCTCCGCGCTCCGCGCCCCGACGAAACTGGCGACGATCACCCGCGCCCAGGTGCTGCAGCGCGCCCAGACGTGGGTCAACGCCGGCGTGCCGTACAGCCAGACGGCGTACAACGGCGGCTACCGGCAGGACTGTTCCGGGTTCGTCGCGATGGCGTGGGCACTCGGCCAGAACGCCTGGACCGGCGACCTCGACACCTACAGCACGAAGATCGCCAAGAGCGACCTCCGGCCCGGCGACATCCTGCTCTTCCACAACGCGGCCAACCCCTCGTCCGGGTCGCACGTGATCATCTTCGAGAAGTGGGCGGACTCGGCGCGCACGAAGTACGTGGGCTACGAGCAGACGCCGCCCGGCACCCAGCACCGCACCATCCCGTACGCCTACTTCACGTACGCGACGAGCTACACGCCCTACCGGTACAAGAACATCTCCGACACCGGGTCGACGGCCGCCGGCGCTTTCCCCGGCGCGCAGTACTTCGGGCCGGGCCAGTCGAACGCGTACATCACCCAGCTCGGCGAAGCGCTCGTGGCCAAGGGCTACGGCGGCTACTACACCAAGGGCCCGGGCCCGACCTGGAGCGCCGCGGACCAGCAGGCCACCGCGGCCTTCCAGCGCGCCCAGGGATGGACCGGTGCCAACGCCGACGGAATACCGGGACCGGAGACCTGGTCGCGCCTGATGAGTTGA
- the egtD gene encoding L-histidine N(alpha)-methyltransferase, producing MTRSTRLSVRGHLPEGYLADALRRDASLGLSADPKWLSPKWFYDARGSRLFEEITKLPEYYPTRAEREILRRHAADIAETVPAHSLVELGSGSSEKTRLLLDALRGAGSLERYVPVDVSEAALVDAGESLLRDYPGLTVDAVVSDFGAHLGIPDDEPGPKLVAFLGGTLGNLLPDERAAFLGAVRAQLRPEDGFLLGADLVKDPTVLVRAYDDTQGVTAEFNRNVLHVLNRELAGDFAIERFEHVAVWNAEREWIEMRLRARGDQSVKLAAVDLLVEFADGEELRTEISAKFRASGLVTELERAGFAVTRWWTDAENRFGVALAVPV from the coding sequence GTGACCCGATCGACCAGGCTCAGCGTGCGCGGCCACCTCCCCGAGGGCTACCTCGCGGACGCGTTGCGCCGGGACGCCTCCCTCGGCCTCAGCGCCGATCCCAAGTGGCTGTCCCCCAAATGGTTCTACGACGCTCGCGGCAGCCGCCTCTTCGAGGAGATCACCAAGCTGCCCGAGTACTACCCCACCCGTGCCGAGCGCGAGATCCTGCGCCGTCACGCGGCGGACATCGCCGAGACCGTCCCCGCCCACAGCCTCGTCGAACTGGGCTCCGGTTCCTCGGAGAAGACCCGCCTGCTGCTCGACGCGCTACGCGGCGCCGGGTCGTTGGAGCGCTACGTGCCCGTCGACGTCAGCGAGGCGGCCCTCGTCGACGCGGGGGAGTCGCTGCTGCGCGACTACCCGGGACTGACGGTGGACGCGGTGGTCTCCGACTTCGGGGCGCACCTGGGCATCCCCGACGACGAACCCGGGCCGAAGCTCGTGGCGTTCCTCGGCGGCACGCTCGGCAACCTGCTGCCCGACGAACGGGCCGCGTTCCTGGGTGCGGTCCGCGCCCAGCTGCGGCCCGAGGACGGCTTCCTGCTCGGTGCCGACCTCGTCAAGGACCCGACGGTGCTGGTCCGGGCGTACGACGACACGCAGGGTGTCACCGCCGAGTTCAACCGCAACGTCCTGCACGTCCTCAACCGCGAACTCGCCGGGGACTTCGCGATCGAGCGGTTCGAGCACGTCGCGGTGTGGAACGCCGAGCGGGAGTGGATCGAGATGCGCCTGCGCGCGCGGGGCGACCAGTCGGTGAAGCTCGCCGCGGTGGACCTGCTGGTCGAGTTCGCCGACGGCGAGGAACTGCGTACCGAGATCTCGGCGAAGTTCCGCGCCTCCGGCCTCGTCACCGAGCTGGAGCGCGCCGGATTCGCGGTCACCCGCTGGTGGACCGACGCGGAGAACCGCTTCGGCGTGGCCCTCGCCGTTCCGGTGTAG
- a CDS encoding peptidyl-tRNA hydrolase, giving the protein MSSAAPVADRDAVPQFVLPLVVRIERDVPPARTAALEAAARAVLVFLADERSVAGEWASRVTAWTDGRIRKVVRRARGAEWRRAAALDGITLAHEGAEVRVFPPVPLDAWPKELARLQVSGTELDDPAAPPPPAPGVPVLWLNPDLAMSAGKAMAQAGHGAQLAWLRLGAEARERWAADGFPLAVRTASAAAWPGLTAADLPVVRDAGFTEIAPGSCTVVADIAELRGCAH; this is encoded by the coding sequence ATGAGTTCCGCCGCGCCCGTCGCCGACCGCGACGCCGTTCCGCAGTTCGTCCTTCCGCTGGTGGTCCGGATCGAGCGGGACGTCCCGCCCGCCCGGACGGCGGCGTTGGAGGCCGCGGCCCGGGCGGTGCTGGTGTTCCTCGCCGACGAGCGGTCGGTCGCGGGGGAGTGGGCTTCCCGCGTCACGGCGTGGACCGACGGCCGGATCCGCAAAGTGGTGCGCCGGGCCCGCGGGGCCGAATGGCGGCGTGCGGCGGCGCTGGACGGCATCACCCTCGCGCACGAGGGCGCCGAGGTGCGGGTGTTCCCGCCCGTACCGCTCGACGCGTGGCCCAAGGAGCTTGCCCGGCTCCAGGTTTCCGGCACCGAACTGGACGACCCCGCCGCACCGCCGCCCCCCGCGCCCGGCGTGCCCGTGCTGTGGTTGAACCCCGACCTCGCGATGTCGGCGGGCAAGGCGATGGCACAGGCCGGCCACGGCGCGCAGTTGGCCTGGCTCCGGCTCGGCGCCGAGGCGCGCGAACGCTGGGCCGCGGACGGCTTTCCGCTGGCCGTGCGTACCGCGTCCGCCGCCGCGTGGCCCGGGCTGACGGCGGCGGATCTGCCCGTCGTCCGGGACGCGGGGTTCACCGAAATCGCCCCCGGTTCCTGCACCGTCGTCGCGGACATCGCCGAACTGCGCGGTTGTGCGCACTGA